A genomic stretch from Oreochromis aureus strain Israel breed Guangdong linkage group 17, ZZ_aureus, whole genome shotgun sequence includes:
- the nup50 gene encoding nuclear pore complex protein Nup50, whose protein sequence is MAKRIADKELTDRNWDQEEEGEEAGTFSVASEDVLKNRAIKKAKRRNTGTESEGSGAFKGFKGFSLTAAASSSSAPTPFSGFGNGGSFKGLGGLTNGNGVTPSFGGFSSPAASSSAPGLTFNGPSSAKPAADIATKQTNGSAPSASQSSSSSNKEYSRQLTALNCSVRDWITKHVNDNPLCDLNPIFRDYERHLASIERQYGGGSADGGSEEKKHGGTLPATAAVLPPPSSSSGSSSAASTPAALFSFTKNTTDDSTREKSSAAAPIPAGVTFNFGQKVDSSVLGSLGNKSTPPSFSFSSSSSSSQTSVFGAPGSAAPLSFSGAKAEDAQPTDENGDEESEEPPKPEVKEVKEDDAFYSKKCKMFYKKESEFKDKGVGTLHLKNTPEGKTQMIIRADTNLGNILLNIIVQSSMPCTRVGKNNVMVVCVPNPPVDEKNPTTPVPLLIRVKTSEDADELHKILEEKKA, encoded by the exons ATGGCGAAGAGGATCGCTGATAAGGAGCTCACGGACAGGAACTGGGatcaggaggaggagggcgaGGAG GCCGGGACGTTTTCAGTGGCGAGTGAAGATGTGCTTAAGAATCGAGCAATCAAGAAGGCCAAACGCAGAAACACTGGAACCGAG AGCGAGGGCAGTGGAGCATTTAAAGGCTTTAAAGGCTTCTCTTTGACCGCGGCGGCAAGCAGCAGCTCAGCTCCAACTCCCTTCTCCGGGTTTGGGAATGGCGGAAGCTTCAAAGGCCTCGGCGGTTTGACGAATGGGAACGGCGTCACGCCCTCCTTCGGAGGTTTCTCCTCACCTGCAGCGTCCTCGTCTGCACCTG GTCTGACCTTTAACGGGCCATCCTCGGCTAAACCCGCCGCTGATATTGCCACCAAGCAGACCAATGGCTCCGCCCCCAGTGCGAGTCAGAGCTCCAGCAGCAGCAATAAAGAGTACAGCCGGCAGCTCACGGCGCTCAACTGCTCAGTGCGGGACTGGATCACCAAACACGTGAACGACAACCCGCTGTGCGACCTCAACCCTATCTTCAGGGACTACGAGCGCCACCTGGCCAGCATTGAGCGCCAGTATGGCGGCGGATCAGCTGACGGAGGCTCTGAGGAGAAGAAGCATGGAGGGACGCTGCCAGCCACAGCCGCagttcttcctcctccttcatcTTCCTCCGGCAGCAGCTCGGCGGCCTCCACTCCTGCTGCCTTGTTCTCCTTCACCAAAAACACAACAGACGACTCAACCCGGGAGAAAAGCTCCGCCGCCGCTCCAATCCCTGCCGGAGTCACGTTCAACTTCGGCCAGAAGGTGGACAGCTCGGTTCTGGGCTCCTTAGGGAACAAATCGACTCCCCCCagcttctccttctcctcctcctcctcctccagtcaGACCTCAGTGTTCGGAGCTCCAGGATCAGCCGCTCCGCTGTCCTTTAGTGGGGCGAAAGCCGAGGACGCTCAACCCACAG aCGAAAACGGTGACGAGGAGTCGGAAGAGCCGCCCAAGCCTGAGGTCAAAGAGGTGAAAGAGGACGATGCTTTCTACTCCAAGAA GTGTAAAATGTTCTATAAGAAGGAGTCGGAGTTCAAAGATAAAGGAGTGGGAACGCTGCACCTCAAAAATACACCCGAGGGGAAAACTCAGATGATCATCCGAGCCGACACCAACCTGG gaaacatcctgctgaacaTCATCGTGCAGTCATCCATGCCATGCACTCGGGTGGGGAAGAATAACGTGATGGTGGTGTGCGTGCCAAATCCGCCCGTTGACGAAAAGAACCCCACCACCCCCGTCCCCCTGCTGATTCGGGTCAAAACCTCCGAGGACGCAGACGAGCTCCACAAGATCCTTGAAGAGAAGAAAGCCTGA